A region of the Bacteroidia bacterium genome:
AATTTACAAAAAATCACGTAATTCGGGATGGGTTTTCTTTTACAAAGTTTTCCCAATTACTGTTGGCTTTAGGCTTTCGTGATGATGTTTTTGGGTTTAAGGTTTTTTCAGTTTGGTACTGAAATAGGTGGCATACAGCAACGGCTAAGGCATCGGTAGCATCTAATAATAGTTTTTCGGTAGGAAATTGGTTTCCGAATAGTTTTTGGAGTACAAACGCGACTTGTTCTTTGGTGGTGTTTCCATTACCGGTTACAGATTGTTTGATTTTTCTGGGGGCATATTCAAAAATAGGGAGTTTATGCTGCAAGGCAGTTGCCATAGCGATTCCCTGTACACGGCCTAACTTTAAAAGTGTTTGTATATTTTTTCCATAAAAGGGAGATTCTATGGCAAAATAGTGGGGCTGAAATTGCTGAATGATATTATTTAGCTGTTCAAAAAGGGTTCCAAATTTCTCATAATCAGATTGTTCTGTTTTTTCAAGATGAAGTACGCCGATGGTAATAAGTTCGAGGCTATTTGCTTTCATAGCGGCTACGGCATAACCGGTAATTTGCGTTCCGGGGTCAACGCCCAACACAATGGTATTAGTTTCTTTCGTCGTCATCAAAGATGTCATCAGAATAACGTTTTTTTTCGGTTAGTTTTCCTGATTCAGAGTAGTAACGCCAAGTTCCTACTTTTTGTCCATTTTGGTAATAACCGGTTTCAGCTTTTTTTCCGTTAGGGTGGTAAAATGTGTATTTCCCGTGTAAGCGGCCATCTTTGTAGTTAGCAACAATTTTATGGGTTTTATCGGGATAATCTTCAACATATTTACCATTTTGTTTTTCTTTATCTAAATCATTGTTGTTTAGATTGTTTGATATTTCTTCTTGCGTGCTTGAGTCTGGTTCAGAGGTGGCGGCTTGTGTATTTTTCAGGATAGTGTCTTCGGCTTGGTAGTGAAAGCCGAACTTCATTGAGTAATGGTCTTCTTGGCTTGCCCAGTGGATGCCTCCATTTCGGAATGCTTGGATGTAAGGAGCATTTTTTTCGATGCCGGATAAGTTTTCTTTGGAAACATAGTTCGGGATTATGCGGTACAGAGATGGCATATACCAATATGCCCGAATAGTTGATTTCGCAGGTGTATTTTTCCAAAAGGCAGAATAATCTGTCTTCTTAGCCAGAATTTTTTCACTGTTGTAGCTGTCTAAGGTCGCTTTAAGGGTTTCTAAGTCATTGGAAAACAGAACAAAGTTACCAACGGTAGCAAAAAAAGGTCTGTCAAAACTGGCAAATAACTTTCCAAATAGTAGTTTGAAGAGTCCTTTTATTTCGAGGTAACGAATGTCATGGCCGTTATAGTCAAGTAGGTCAAATTTTAGGGGTGTTTTTCTTTTTACCTGCCTGACCATCAGGTCTAATCCTATTTTTGCTTTGTCGGGTTCTGCTGTATGCAGCACCATTAGATGGCCCGGCTTGGTGGAATTGGATTTTGGGATAACTGCCAATGCTATTTCCTGCCCAATCCAAGATAAAAAATGCTTTTCAAGGTCATAATTAAGCCATTTCTGTATTTTGTCTAAGTTTTTTTGCCAATTAGAGGTCTTTGCGTTGCCCTCATTATATTGCTTTTTTAATGCTTGCCAAAATGTATCCCAATCTTCAAAACCAATACTGCAATATAAAGCAGTATTGGTTGGTAAAATATTGTGTATCAATGGTTCAGCAGGAGAAACACCTTGTAGTGCATGAAAGTATGTTTGGTTGGTGTCATTGAGCAAAATAGCTCCTTCTAACCACACTTCTTGGTTGTCTAAATTGATTTGGATACCGGCAAAGGAAAGCATTGTAGCTAAATCTTTGGTAAAATGATCGTCATCTTGAAAATAAATTCTGAGATAATCATCAAAGC
Encoded here:
- a CDS encoding DUF3352 domain-containing protein gives rise to the protein MKVAKWLFFLLVIAGLGYVGYLYFLKKTPATRSWGLVPANTVFVVETHEPIQAWNTLRQTNFWKHLRTHPEFAEINNSCLFLDSLIQQNESTLSFLGSRQLLISAHLTRLKDYDFLYIVDLQEISKIYFLGKLIRTIAGQQGFKVTERSFQGNELIELYDPKNRDILTLCLYQNYLLASYTPSLVEASLEAAQNPTLATDPNLLKTQQLTETGLANLYIQFNRFDDYLRIYFQDDDHFTKDLATMLSFAGIQINLDNQEVWLEGAILLNDTNQTYFHALQGVSPAEPLIHNILPTNTALYCSIGFEDWDTFWQALKKQYNEGNAKTSNWQKNLDKIQKWLNYDLEKHFLSWIGQEIALAVIPKSNSTKPGHLMVLHTAEPDKAKIGLDLMVRQVKRKTPLKFDLLDYNGHDIRYLEIKGLFKLLFGKLFASFDRPFFATVGNFVLFSNDLETLKATLDSYNSEKILAKKTDYSAFWKNTPAKSTIRAYWYMPSLYRIIPNYVSKENLSGIEKNAPYIQAFRNGGIHWASQEDHYSMKFGFHYQAEDTILKNTQAATSEPDSSTQEEISNNLNNNDLDKEKQNGKYVEDYPDKTHKIVANYKDGRLHGKYTFYHPNGKKAETGYYQNGQKVGTWRYYSESGKLTEKKRYSDDIFDDDERN
- the ruvC gene encoding crossover junction endodeoxyribonuclease RuvC; its protein translation is MTTKETNTIVLGVDPGTQITGYAVAAMKANSLELITIGVLHLEKTEQSDYEKFGTLFEQLNNIIQQFQPHYFAIESPFYGKNIQTLLKLGRVQGIAMATALQHKLPIFEYAPRKIKQSVTGNGNTTKEQVAFVLQKLFGNQFPTEKLLLDATDALAVAVCHLFQYQTEKTLNPKTSSRKPKANSNWENFVKENPSRIT